The following coding sequences lie in one Mycobacterium sp. Z3061 genomic window:
- a CDS encoding LppP/LprE family lipoprotein translates to MAVATLAGCGSGDSTVAKTPQATKPTSAAMTAGPANPPPGTAAPPATSEPPPDPCAVNLGSPTIAKVVSELPRDPRSQQPWNPEPLGGNYNECAQLSAVIIKANTNVDNPTTRAVLFHLGKFIPQGVPDTYGFNGVDPAQSTGDTVALTYASAVGLPATVKFRWNGSGVEIIGNGPGR, encoded by the coding sequence ATGGCAGTGGCGACACTGGCCGGATGCGGGTCGGGGGACTCTACGGTCGCCAAGACGCCGCAGGCCACCAAACCGACGTCGGCGGCGATGACGGCGGGCCCGGCGAACCCGCCACCGGGCACGGCGGCCCCACCCGCCACCAGCGAGCCGCCACCGGACCCGTGCGCGGTCAATCTCGGTTCACCCACCATCGCCAAAGTCGTCTCGGAGTTGCCCCGCGACCCGCGCAGTCAGCAACCCTGGAACCCAGAACCGCTGGGCGGCAACTACAACGAGTGCGCGCAGCTGTCCGCGGTGATCATCAAGGCCAACACCAACGTGGACAATCCGACCACCCGTGCGGTGCTGTTCCACCTGGGCAAGTTCATCCCGCAGGGCGTGCCGGACACCTACGGATTCAACGGGGTTGACCCGGCGCAGAGCACCGGGGACACCGTCGCGCTGACGTACGCCAGCGCAGTCGGTCTGCCCGCCACGGTGAAGTTCCGCTGGAACGGCAGCGGGGTGGAAATCATCGGTAATGGGCCTGGCCGCTGA
- a CDS encoding DEAD/DEAH box helicase, which yields MAIPENPTEAPVTTFADLQIHPDVVRAIAAVGYESPTGIQEATIPALMAGSDVVGLAQTGTGKTAAFALPILSKIDTSSKATQALVLAPTRELALQVAEAFSRYGAQLRQLNVLPIYGGASYGVQLAGLRRGAQVVVGTPGRVIDHLERGTLDLSRVDYLVLDEADEMLTMGFAEEVDRILSETPEYKQVALFSATMPPAIRKITAKYLHDPLEVTSKAKTATADNISQRYIQVAGPRKMDALTRVLEVEPFEAMIVFVRTKQATEEVAERLRARGFSAAAINGDIPQGQRERTIAALKDGSIDILVATDVAARGLDVERISHVLNYDIPHDTESYVHRIGRTGRAGRSGSALLFVSPRERHLLKAIEKATRQTLVEAELPTVEDVNAQRVAKFADSITDALGSQGIELFRRLVEDYEREHDVPMAEIAAALALQSRDGEAFLLAPDPPPERRKERKERDENRERPERPRQTKPFTTYRIDVGKRHRIGPGAIVGAIANEGGLHRSDFGHIAIGPDFSMVELPAKLPRAVLKKLEQTRISGVLINLRPDRRSDNTRTPRKPPGQGKPARKRDA from the coding sequence ATGGCAATCCCGGAAAATCCCACTGAAGCACCCGTCACGACGTTCGCCGACCTGCAGATTCATCCCGATGTCGTGCGTGCGATCGCTGCCGTGGGCTACGAATCCCCGACCGGGATCCAGGAGGCGACGATTCCGGCGCTGATGGCCGGTTCGGACGTGGTGGGCTTGGCCCAGACCGGCACCGGCAAGACGGCGGCTTTCGCGCTGCCGATCCTGTCCAAAATCGACACCAGCAGCAAAGCCACCCAGGCGCTGGTGCTGGCCCCCACCCGCGAACTGGCCCTGCAGGTGGCCGAGGCGTTCAGCCGCTACGGCGCTCAGCTGCGCCAGCTCAACGTCCTGCCGATCTACGGCGGTGCCTCCTACGGAGTACAGCTGGCCGGCCTCAGGCGCGGCGCCCAGGTGGTGGTCGGCACCCCGGGCCGCGTTATCGACCATCTGGAACGCGGCACGCTGGACCTGTCGCGGGTGGACTACCTGGTGCTCGACGAGGCCGACGAGATGCTGACCATGGGCTTCGCCGAAGAGGTCGACCGCATCCTGTCCGAGACGCCGGAATACAAACAGGTGGCGCTGTTCTCTGCCACCATGCCACCGGCGATCCGCAAGATCACCGCCAAATATCTGCACGATCCACTGGAAGTCACCTCCAAAGCGAAAACCGCTACCGCCGACAACATTTCGCAGCGCTACATCCAGGTGGCGGGCCCGCGCAAGATGGATGCCCTGACGCGGGTGCTCGAGGTCGAGCCGTTCGAGGCGATGATCGTCTTCGTGCGCACCAAGCAGGCCACCGAGGAGGTGGCCGAAAGGCTGCGCGCCCGAGGCTTTTCCGCGGCGGCCATCAACGGGGACATCCCGCAAGGGCAGCGGGAGAGAACGATCGCCGCACTCAAAGACGGAAGCATTGACATCCTGGTGGCCACCGACGTCGCCGCCCGCGGGCTGGATGTGGAGCGTATCTCGCACGTGCTCAACTACGACATTCCACACGACACCGAGTCCTATGTGCACCGCATCGGGCGTACCGGCCGCGCGGGGCGGTCCGGCAGCGCGCTGCTGTTCGTCTCGCCCCGGGAGCGCCACCTGCTCAAGGCGATTGAAAAGGCCACGCGGCAAACGCTTGTCGAGGCCGAACTGCCGACCGTGGAGGACGTCAACGCGCAGCGGGTCGCTAAGTTCGCCGACTCGATCACCGACGCACTCGGCAGTCAGGGCATCGAGCTGTTCCGCCGGCTGGTGGAGGATTACGAACGCGAGCACGACGTGCCGATGGCCGAAATCGCCGCAGCGCTGGCGTTGCAATCTCGCGACGGTGAGGCTTTCCTGCTGGCACCGGATCCGCCGCCGGAGCGGCGCAAAGAACGCAAGGAACGCGACGAAAACCGCGAGCGCCCGGAAAGGCCAAGACAGACAAAGCCTTTCACCACATACCGAATCGACGTGGGCAAGCGGCACCGCATCGGCCCGGGTGCGATCGTCGGCGCGATCGCCAACGAGGGGGGTCTGCACCGCAGCGATTTCGGCCACATCGCCATCGGGCCGGACTTCTCCATGGTGGAACTCCCGGCCAAGCTACCCCGGGCGGTGCTGAAAAAGCTTGAGCAGACCCGTATCTCAGGGGTGCTGATCAACCTCCGCCCGGACCGGCGCTCCGACAACACCCGAACACCCAGGAAACCCCCCGGCCAGGGCAAGCCGGCCCGGAAGCGCGACGCATGA